Within the Halichoerus grypus chromosome 2, mHalGry1.hap1.1, whole genome shotgun sequence genome, the region ggtAATGGACTTGAGTGCAGGTGAGGGGTGGCGAGCTTCCAAAAGGGATTGTGAAGCGGGGAAGTCGAAGCATGGGGGACCCTGTGTGACACAATTTGCAATTCATCCACGCTGATTGCACGCTATTCCCATCAGCACCCCCCACCCGGGGCCCTGGAGGTGGGTCCAGTGCAGTCCTTGCCTTGGGGGGGGGACTGGAGGCCCAGCCCCTGGGATTGGAGGGGTCCCTGACTGCTTGGGGAAATCTAGAGAAGCTTCATGGGGAATGTGTCTTCTGAGATGGAAGGACTGGGGGTCCTGGGTGGTGGCAACAGCAGACACCGTGTCCATCCAGCAAGCACCTGTTCTCTGCCTGGAAGGCTCTGGGATAGTCCACCTTTACTCTCCGCCTCTGCCTTGGGAGCTGTGTgtgaattgggggtggggtgacTGTTGAAGGCTCTGGACAGCTCTGAGAGATGTCCTAGGTAGACAGGATTCGCGTGCAAGGTCTGACTTGTGTAGGGTGCCGGGGGAGAGAAGGGTTTGCTGTTTGAACGTGAGGGTCCGTAGTCTGAGAGATGGGGTGAGAGTTTAGTTGTGAATGGCGGCCAGAGCTGGTGTAAAAAGTCCTTTTTCTGGATGGACAGCTTGAAGCACGAGGACCAATGCAGCAATCACAGATGTGGTGCCTTTTCAGGGCCGTGAATGGTCGAGAAGTTGGGAACATAATTTGATGCAAAATGACTGTGGCCTATACTTGGGGTTGTCCCAGCAACGAGAATTTAGGTCTCTTGTGGCCTCCGCAAGGCTGGGCTTCACGGTGCCCTAGGACCGGAGGGGGCTGGGAGCCATGGCTGGAAGCCAGACACAACTGCCTGTTTCCAGCTTGTCTCCTTGTGCTCCCAAGGGAAGGCTCTAAGATGTCCCCAAGACTCTGTGACCCGTCCCCGTGCTGAACCTCCGAGTGGGAGACGGGTGTGTGGGGATAGGCGAGGTCATCCCGGGAGCCTTGGAACCTGCTGACCTCATTTCCTCCTCCCTAGCCTTTATCCTCCTTTTCTACCTCGTCTTCTATGGCTTCCTCACGGCTATGTTCACCCTTACCATGTGGGTCATGCTGCAGACTGTCTCTGACCATACCCCCAAGTACCAGGACCGACTGGCCACACCGGGTGAGTGATGCACGCTCCCCACCCGCCATTAACTGGCCCTGTGCCCCCCAAGCCTCCAAAAAAAGAACTTACAAGCCCAAGAACTCACAGTTCACAGAGGCTTGGTTCTGGTGGCCCGATTGCCATGTACAAGGGAGTGCTTGAAGTCCGCCTTTCTTCTTGTTTCCTGCGGCGGAGAGCTTTGTGACCTGGGGAGGTGCTCTCTGTCCCCAGGAGATCGTCCTCCTGTGAAGACGATCTCACATCTTcaccccatccatccatcaccctgCTGCTCCCTATGTCCATCTTCTTCACTGTGTGTGTGCTCCCtcatcgtatatatatatatatatatgtcggCTTTGTCGGCCATAGGCTTGATGATTCGCCCCAAGACGGAGAATCTTGATGTCATTGTCAACGTCAGTGATGCTGAGAGCTGGGACCAGCACGTTCAGAAGCTCAACAAGTTCTTGGAGCGTGAGTGTGGTTGTGCGGGAGCTCAGGCAGGGGATTGGGGGACCCAGGAGGCAGAACAGCGGGCCCATGACCCTGTCTCTCCCACCTCCTTAGCTTACAACGATTCCATCCAAGCCCAGAAGAATGACGTGTGCCGCCCTGGACGCTACTATGAACAGCCGGATAATGGAGTTCTCAACTACCCGAAGCGTGCCTGCCAGTTCAACCGAACCCAGCTGGGCAATTGCTCTGGCATCGGGGACCCGACCCACTACGGTTACAGCACCGGGCAGCCCTGTGTCTTCATCAAGATGAACCGGGTACGTGTGACCGTGGTCACCGGGGAGGACCAAGGAGGAGGGGCCGGGCCCACCCTCTGCTGGCAGACGCTCTCTTTCACTGGGGCTGCTGGATGCTGGAGAGATTTTTGGGTGTTTAAGTGGCTGGGAGAACAGGAGAGATGGGGCCGTCGGAGGCTGGGGTGTGTGGAGGGAAGGCTGGGTACCTGTGTCtttatcatcttttttctctcgctcctccctctctcctccctccaggtCATCAACTTCTACGCCGGAGCCAATCAGAGCATGAATGTTACCTGTGTGGGGAAGGTGAGTTTATCGGGCcttgcccacctgcccacctgcgtGCCCTTCGTGGTTTCCACCTAATGCACTGATCTCTCCTTATCTTCTTTGCTCTCAGAGGCCCCTTCACTATAGGGACAAGGGGGTAAGAGTGGGTGCCACTGTGACTCGAACTCCCAAGGGGCTCCCACCCCTCTTGCTTCTCTCTAGGATGCAGGAGCCCGCTCTTGTGTGGATAGACACCCGCCTCCCTGACTCCACCCAAGCCTTGGCTCCCGGCTTCTATCCCTAACCCTTCCACCTTCTCGTCTAGTCCCTGATAACCATGACTTCCGCTCTCCCTCTCGCAGCTCACCTGTTCCTTCTTCAGTTCTTTCTAGGTGTCTGGTAGTTAGCACCACCCGCCGCCACTCAGTGTCCCTGGACCCCACCTCTGTCCTCTCTAGAAACTTTCTGTCCCTCTTCACTCACACCGCTACCCCCTCCCCTGCCTACTGAGCCCTTACTCATTTATCTGTTCTCTCTCTCGGCTCTGCTCCAGAAACCGATTCCTGAGACAGGGGTAAGAACTCGGTGTGGGAGTGTAGCGGACGGCTTTCAGTATCATTAGCGCCCTTCAGGACTTCCCAGTCTGACGGAGGAGacaggcaaacacacacacatacaggctCACAGCCCAAGGGAAACTGATCTGAGACAGAAATTATTTGGGGGCGAAGGAAGAACAGAGGGACGTCTGGAGAGCTCTCGGGTTCCTGGCGCCCCAGCATGCTCTCCCCCACCCTTCTGCGCCCCCACAGAGAGATGAAGATGCTGAGAATCTCGGCAGCTTTGTCATGTTCCCTGCCAATGGCAACATTGACCTCATGTACTTCCCTTACTATGGCAAAAAGTTCCACGTAAGTCCCGCTGGGGGGCCCGGGCTGGCGGCTCCCCAAGGGGAGCGGGGTCCTTGGGGAGGAGGTTGAGTTGCCACGGGCCTGGACCTTTGCTCTCCTCCTCTGGCCCAGGTGAACTACACGCAGCCCCTGGTGGCCGTGAAGTTCCTGAACGTGACCCCCAACGTGGAGGTGAACGTGGAATGCCGGATCAACGCGGCCAACATCGCCACGGACGACGAGCGAGACAAGTTTGCCGGCCGCGTGGCCTTCAAACTCCGCATCAACAAAACCTgaggccccttcctcctgcccccgcCTCTTTCCTATGGATGCTTCTGGAATGTCCCTGACCCTGCCTGATccctccctcacccaccccaAAGGTATTTTTTATAACAGAGCTATGACTTGTTGGAGCCTCACGCCCTTTTTCTTTACTTGTGAACCCAGCCTGACTGCCATTTGTGATTCCCAGCCCTCAGtttcccccccttcctctcccgATTCTAGCTGATTCTAGCTCGGTCACAGGCAGGGAGACAGGATCCCGGGACGGCCCCAGGGGAGTTAGCTGTTCTGGTTCTGGTTTAGCTGGGAGTGGGGTGTCTCCACCCCTCCGTCCCCAGAGAGCTATAGAAAATGCCTGCCCGCTCACCTTCACACCCGCCTTCACACTCATCCgcctcctcacacacacacacacacacacacacacatctcggttcacccctttctctgtctctcccgcACTTTCTGCCCCATCTACACGGTCCCTGTCTTGGTGGCTTTGGACGCATCCGGCTCCTCCTCCggcctgtccccaccccctcccatccccattccctcctctgaAAGACAACTGTTTGTAATCGAGGACGAGGTGGCTCTGTGGCCTTTTCCCTGTTCTCTGGCACATCAGTCTTCTCACCCTCTGGTGGCGGCGTGTGCTGGGAACGAGGGTCTGGAAGGGGAGTGCCCGTTGGTTCTTGAAAATTCTCTTCCTGTCAATAGGCACTCCTCAGAGGGATGGGGTTGACCTAGGCTGAATGTCCACTTTGTTTTTGCCGATGGCTCACTTCTCCCTGTTT harbors:
- the ATP1B2 gene encoding sodium/potassium-transporting ATPase subunit beta-2; the encoded protein is MVIQKEKKSCGQVVEEWKEFVWNPRTHQFMGRTGTSWAFILLFYLVFYGFLTAMFTLTMWVMLQTVSDHTPKYQDRLATPGLMIRPKTENLDVIVNVSDAESWDQHVQKLNKFLEPYNDSIQAQKNDVCRPGRYYEQPDNGVLNYPKRACQFNRTQLGNCSGIGDPTHYGYSTGQPCVFIKMNRVINFYAGANQSMNVTCVGKRDEDAENLGSFVMFPANGNIDLMYFPYYGKKFHVNYTQPLVAVKFLNVTPNVEVNVECRINAANIATDDERDKFAGRVAFKLRINKT